Proteins from a single region of Hyphomicrobiales bacterium:
- the modA gene encoding molybdate ABC transporter substrate-binding protein — translation MWRRFGLRFLSFSLTLLLVASARPALAGEKLLVFAASSMTNALTAIGERFTEETGVAVEFSFSATSKAARHIEAGAPVDVFVSADLAWMDVLQESGAVDKARTLVVAGNTLVMVAPAEDSGGTLLLTADALAARLGEGRLAVGDPSHVPVGRYAKEALSRLGLWDAVSGRLVPAANARVALALVGRGEAPLGIVYRSDAAAEPGVKIVAAFADASHTPIVYPAAALGGNPAADRFVAFLAGDEAQALFAKAGFASVAKGF, via the coding sequence ATGTGGCGCCGGTTCGGCCTTCGTTTCTTGTCGTTTTCCCTAACCTTGCTGCTGGTGGCGTCGGCGCGTCCCGCGCTGGCCGGCGAAAAGCTCTTGGTCTTCGCCGCATCCAGCATGACCAACGCGCTGACGGCGATTGGCGAGCGTTTCACCGAAGAGACCGGGGTCGCGGTCGAGTTCTCGTTCTCGGCGACATCGAAGGCGGCACGCCATATCGAGGCCGGCGCGCCGGTCGATGTGTTCGTCTCGGCCGATCTCGCCTGGATGGACGTGCTGCAGGAAAGCGGCGCGGTCGACAAGGCGCGCACCCTCGTGGTCGCCGGCAACACGCTTGTCATGGTCGCGCCGGCCGAGGATAGCGGCGGCACGCTGTTGCTGACGGCGGATGCGCTTGCGGCCCGGCTCGGCGAGGGGCGGCTTGCGGTCGGCGATCCAAGCCATGTGCCGGTCGGGCGCTATGCCAAGGAGGCACTCTCGCGCCTCGGTCTGTGGGATGCGGTTTCGGGCCGGCTGGTGCCGGCTGCCAATGCGCGGGTCGCGCTGGCGCTCGTCGGACGGGGCGAGGCGCCGCTCGGTATCGTCTATCGCTCCGATGCCGCTGCCGAACCGGGCGTGAAGATCGTTGCGGCCTTTGCCGATGCCAGCCATACGCCGATCGTCTATCCGGCGGCCGCGCTCGGCGGCAATCCGGCCGCCGACCGGTTCGTTGCCTTTCTTGCCGGCGATGAGGCTCAGGCGTTGTTCGCAAAGGCTGGCTTTGCCAGTGTTGCCAAGGGATTCTGA